In a single window of the Azotosporobacter soli genome:
- the metG gene encoding methionine--tRNA ligase — protein sequence MKKKTYYITTPIYYPSDRLHIGHAYCTTIADAVARYRRMSGYDVFFLTGSDEHGQKIQRKAAEGNVTPKEYVDGIVASFQQLWLKLGISNDDFIRTTEERHHKVVQAIFQKIYDQGDIYKAAYEGKYCTPCETFWTERQLQDGNCPDCGRGVETVQEESYFFRMSKYQERLLQFIEENPEFIQPVSRRNEMINFIKQGLEDLCVSRTTFDWGIQVPFDSKHVVYVWFDALTNYITAAGYGQDDGKFEKYWPADVHLVGKEIVRFHSIIWPVILMALDLPLPKKVYGHGWLVVEGDKMSKSKGNVIDPVGLIEEFGPDAIRYFLLREITLGNDGNFSREALINRINADLANDLGNLLHRSLNMIGRFSDGNLPPCGELGEFDKQLQDLAKTTVAQYETAMDAMDINQALKLVWTLIGRTNKYIDETAPWALAKEEAKREQLHTVLHHLAAILRVVAILISPFMPHTAPKIWQQLGLGDDFAASLDDAKRFDGLPVGKAVAKPEPIFPRIEEKKEEEAKTSPVAAAKTAVKEKAPEQAAEISIDDFAKVDLRVVKVLAADKVKGADRLLTLTVDLGEEQRTIVSGIAQHYAPEDLVGRHVVMVVNLKAAKIRGIESRGMVLAASCDGKLAVVESSLPPGSKVK from the coding sequence GTGAAGAAAAAAACTTACTACATTACAACGCCTATCTACTATCCGAGTGACCGGTTGCATATTGGTCATGCCTATTGCACGACGATTGCCGATGCCGTGGCGCGTTATCGTCGCATGTCCGGGTATGACGTTTTCTTTCTGACCGGCTCGGATGAGCATGGACAAAAAATCCAGCGCAAGGCAGCAGAAGGAAATGTCACGCCGAAAGAATACGTCGACGGCATCGTGGCTTCCTTTCAACAACTCTGGCTTAAGCTCGGCATTTCGAATGATGATTTCATCCGTACGACCGAAGAGCGGCATCATAAAGTCGTGCAAGCGATCTTTCAAAAGATTTACGATCAGGGCGACATTTATAAAGCCGCTTATGAAGGGAAATACTGCACGCCGTGCGAAACATTCTGGACGGAGCGTCAGTTGCAGGACGGAAATTGCCCGGACTGCGGACGCGGCGTAGAGACGGTGCAGGAAGAAAGTTATTTCTTCCGGATGTCAAAATACCAGGAGCGTCTGCTGCAATTTATTGAAGAAAACCCCGAGTTCATTCAGCCGGTGTCGCGGCGCAATGAAATGATTAACTTCATTAAACAGGGGCTGGAAGACCTTTGCGTATCGCGTACTACGTTCGATTGGGGCATCCAGGTGCCGTTCGATTCCAAACATGTCGTCTATGTCTGGTTTGACGCGCTGACCAACTACATCACGGCGGCCGGCTACGGCCAGGATGACGGCAAGTTTGAAAAATACTGGCCGGCCGATGTTCACTTGGTCGGCAAAGAAATTGTTCGCTTCCATAGCATCATCTGGCCGGTTATCTTGATGGCGCTCGACCTGCCTTTGCCGAAAAAAGTATATGGACATGGCTGGCTGGTCGTCGAAGGCGATAAGATGTCAAAATCAAAAGGCAATGTGATCGATCCGGTCGGTTTGATTGAAGAATTCGGCCCGGATGCGATCCGCTATTTCCTCCTGCGCGAAATCACGCTCGGCAATGACGGCAATTTTTCGCGCGAAGCGCTGATCAATCGGATCAATGCCGATTTGGCGAACGATCTTGGTAATCTGCTGCATCGCAGCCTGAACATGATCGGCCGTTTTAGCGACGGAAACCTGCCGCCTTGCGGCGAACTCGGCGAGTTTGACAAACAGCTGCAGGATTTGGCGAAGACAACGGTCGCGCAATATGAAACGGCGATGGATGCGATGGACATTAACCAGGCGTTGAAATTAGTCTGGACGCTGATCGGTCGGACTAATAAATATATTGATGAAACGGCGCCGTGGGCGTTGGCGAAAGAGGAAGCGAAGCGTGAACAGCTCCATACGGTGCTTCACCATCTGGCTGCGATACTGCGTGTAGTGGCGATACTAATCTCACCGTTCATGCCGCATACTGCACCGAAGATTTGGCAGCAGTTGGGCTTGGGCGACGATTTTGCGGCCAGTCTCGATGATGCGAAACGCTTTGACGGTCTGCCGGTCGGCAAAGCAGTCGCCAAGCCGGAACCGATCTTCCCGCGTATTGAGGAGAAGAAGGAAGAAGAAGCGAAGACGTCGCCGGTTGCGGCGGCAAAAACGGCCGTTAAAGAAAAAGCGCCGGAGCAGGCAGCGGAAATCAGCATCGATGATTTTGCCAAAGTCGATCTGCGTGTAGTGAAAGTGTTGGCGGCCGATAAAGTCAAAGGCGCGGATCGTCTTTTAACACTGACGGTCGATCTGGGCGAAGAACAGCGAACGATCGTTTCCGGCATCGCGCAGCATTATGCGCCGGAAGATCTGGTGGGGCGGCATGTTGTCATGGTCGTCAATTTGAAAGCGGCGAAAATTCGCGGCATCGAATCGCGCGGCATGGTTTTGGCAGCATCCTGTGACGGAAAACTGGCGGTGGTCGAGTCGAGCTTGCCGCCCGGCAGCAAGGTGAAATAA
- a CDS encoding TatD family hydrolase: protein MLFDSHAHLTDERFDDDRDDVIERAKSEKISGIINAGACMKSSAASIALANRHPFIYAAVGIHPHDAKDAVEADYAQMEDWLRQEKKVIAVGEIGLDYYYDFSPKEVQKEVFLRQLQLAKKNDRPVIIHNRDSHGDMMEILRREAKGMQGVLHCFSGGLEMARELLKMGFYLSVAGPLTYKNAAVLPEVVKEIPLERLLIETDCPYLTPQPHRGKRNEPAYVRYVAEKIAEIKGKTWQEVASVTRENTLRLFRIAAK, encoded by the coding sequence ATGCTATTTGATTCACATGCGCATTTGACGGACGAACGTTTTGACGATGACAGGGATGATGTCATAGAAAGAGCGAAATCCGAAAAAATTTCAGGGATTATCAATGCCGGAGCTTGCATGAAGTCGTCTGCGGCGTCAATTGCACTGGCTAATCGTCACCCGTTTATTTATGCCGCGGTGGGGATTCATCCGCATGATGCAAAAGATGCCGTGGAAGCCGATTATGCGCAGATGGAAGACTGGTTGCGCCAGGAAAAAAAGGTTATCGCGGTCGGCGAAATCGGGCTCGATTATTACTATGATTTTTCGCCGAAGGAAGTGCAAAAAGAAGTGTTTTTGCGCCAGCTTCAACTGGCGAAAAAAAACGACAGGCCGGTTATCATCCATAACCGTGATTCGCACGGCGACATGATGGAGATCCTGAGACGGGAAGCGAAGGGAATGCAAGGCGTACTGCACTGTTTCTCCGGCGGTTTGGAGATGGCGCGCGAGCTCTTGAAAATGGGCTTTTACCTTTCGGTTGCCGGACCGCTGACATACAAAAACGCGGCTGTTTTACCCGAGGTGGTAAAGGAAATTCCGCTGGAACGCTTGCTGATCGAAACCGACTGCCCATACCTGACGCCGCAGCCGCATCGCGGCAAACGAAATGAACCGGCCTACGTGCGCTATGTTGCGGAAAAAATCGCCGAAATCAAAGGGAAAACCTGGCAAGAAGTGGCATCTGTGACGCGAGAAAACACGCTGCGATTGTTCCGCATTGCAGCTAAATAA
- a CDS encoding 3D domain-containing protein: MRQMKVNRHKMLSVFLALFTVLLLATGFTFAYKNVQIEADGTMLPLKTLHNHPRDVLAQANIELGPQDQYRLSTTAVADGTTIRVHRAVPVTVVRQGQSETISSGQPTVGELAQSLGYKQEEIVTIPPAATAVKAGMQVVIKGRSEQIMEQEIEDAAPVIRQADPTLEKGVERVEEEGKPGRRHVTLKQIYADGEEFGTEVLKETVEEFPQARVLRVGNRETVATSRGDVRFSRVMRMEATAYLPTDGSGEGITASGIRAQHGVVAVDPNVIPLGTRLFIPGYGVALAADTGGAIIGNRIDLCVEDYGEAVQFGRRAIKVYVLE, encoded by the coding sequence ATGCGTCAAATGAAAGTTAACCGACACAAAATGCTGTCTGTGTTCCTTGCCCTGTTCACTGTCCTACTGTTGGCGACAGGTTTCACTTTTGCCTACAAGAACGTGCAGATTGAAGCTGATGGAACGATGCTACCGCTAAAAACATTACATAACCACCCTCGCGATGTGTTGGCGCAAGCCAATATCGAACTGGGTCCGCAGGACCAATACCGCTTGTCGACCACGGCTGTGGCTGACGGCACCACCATCAGGGTGCACCGGGCGGTACCGGTGACGGTTGTTCGGCAAGGACAAAGCGAGACGATAAGCAGCGGCCAACCTACGGTTGGTGAGCTGGCACAAAGTTTAGGTTATAAACAGGAAGAAATCGTAACGATTCCGCCGGCTGCTACGGCAGTCAAGGCGGGCATGCAAGTGGTCATCAAGGGACGTAGTGAACAGATCATGGAACAAGAGATTGAGGATGCCGCGCCGGTGATTCGGCAGGCGGACCCGACCCTGGAAAAAGGGGTGGAACGGGTCGAGGAAGAAGGAAAGCCCGGACGGCGTCATGTGACACTTAAACAAATTTATGCCGACGGGGAAGAGTTTGGTACGGAAGTCTTAAAAGAGACGGTTGAGGAATTTCCGCAGGCGCGTGTTTTGCGCGTCGGCAACCGCGAAACGGTTGCGACTTCGCGCGGCGATGTACGATTCAGCAGAGTGATGCGGATGGAAGCGACCGCATACCTGCCGACCGACGGTTCCGGTGAAGGGATCACCGCGTCGGGCATTCGCGCGCAGCATGGTGTCGTTGCCGTGGATCCGAATGTAATTCCGCTCGGCACGCGCCTCTTCATTCCCGGTTATGGAGTGGCCTTGGCTGCCGATACCGGCGGCGCAATTATCGGAAATCGTATTGATTTATGCGTCGAAGATTACGGCGAGGCGGTACAGTTTGGCCGTAGGGCGATAAAAGTATACGTGCTGGAATAG
- the rnmV gene encoding ribonuclease M5: protein MIQEVIVVEGKNDIAAVKRAVDADCIATQGFRLAPREQAQLRQAYEKRGLIILTDPDSAGERIRRWLTKAFPLAKHAFVPKEEATVPGDIGIEQASPDSIRNALRKVRYREWQPVEEFDWADLLTYGLNGSPAAASRRAEVGAKLGIGYANAKTFLQRLNHYGVARAEFTAAVAEGEGAE, encoded by the coding sequence ATGATTCAGGAAGTTATCGTGGTAGAAGGAAAAAATGATATTGCAGCGGTGAAACGCGCGGTTGATGCCGACTGCATCGCGACGCAGGGTTTCCGTCTGGCGCCGCGTGAACAGGCGCAACTGCGCCAGGCGTATGAGAAGCGCGGCCTGATCATTCTGACGGATCCGGACAGCGCAGGTGAGCGGATTCGTCGTTGGCTGACGAAAGCGTTTCCGCTTGCCAAGCACGCGTTTGTACCGAAGGAAGAAGCGACGGTGCCGGGCGACATCGGAATCGAGCAGGCATCGCCGGATTCGATCCGCAATGCACTGCGCAAAGTACGCTACCGCGAATGGCAGCCGGTCGAGGAGTTCGACTGGGCCGATCTCTTGACCTATGGACTGAACGGCAGTCCGGCGGCGGCGAGCCGTCGCGCGGAAGTAGGCGCGAAACTCGGCATCGGTTATGCCAATGCCAAAACGTTTTTGCAGCGATTAAACCATTATGGGGTGGCCCGTGCGGAATTTACCGCAGCCGTGGCGGAAGGCGAAGGTGCAGAGTGA
- the rsmA gene encoding 16S rRNA (adenine(1518)-N(6)/adenine(1519)-N(6))-dimethyltransferase RsmA, which produces MKQPMIARKEVTLHVLKTFDIRASKKLGQNFLIDPQVVDGIVGAADIGPDDRVLEIGPGIGTLTQALAETGAAVTAVELDQRLLTVLEKTLEGYENIRVVHGDILKVDIAREMGEGGYKVVANLPYYITTPIVMALLERRLPLERLVTMVQKEVALRMVAKPGSKDYGALSVAVQYYTEPELLFVVPPRSFIPAPAVESAVICCKVRKAPPVEVESEKLFFRVVKSAFGQRRKTLNNALKLTGLSSEGVGKILSGAGIDGVRRGETLSLQEFADLANEWHKLL; this is translated from the coding sequence GTGAAGCAACCGATGATAGCGCGCAAGGAAGTGACCTTGCATGTATTGAAAACATTTGACATTCGGGCCAGCAAGAAACTGGGCCAGAATTTTTTGATCGATCCCCAGGTGGTGGACGGCATTGTCGGCGCGGCGGATATCGGCCCGGACGACCGGGTGCTTGAAATCGGCCCCGGCATCGGAACGCTGACGCAGGCGCTGGCGGAAACCGGCGCGGCGGTGACCGCGGTGGAGCTTGACCAACGCTTGCTGACGGTTCTTGAAAAGACGCTGGAAGGCTACGAGAATATCCGCGTCGTGCATGGCGATATCTTAAAAGTCGATATTGCCCGGGAAATGGGGGAAGGCGGCTATAAGGTCGTGGCCAATCTGCCGTACTATATCACGACGCCGATTGTGATGGCGCTCTTGGAACGCCGCTTGCCGCTCGAACGCCTTGTCACGATGGTGCAAAAGGAAGTGGCGCTGCGCATGGTGGCAAAACCGGGCAGCAAGGATTACGGCGCATTGTCGGTCGCGGTTCAGTATTATACCGAGCCGGAACTTTTGTTCGTCGTACCGCCGCGTTCGTTTATCCCGGCTCCGGCCGTGGAGTCGGCGGTTATTTGCTGCAAGGTACGCAAAGCGCCGCCGGTTGAGGTGGAAAGTGAGAAATTATTTTTCCGTGTCGTAAAATCGGCGTTCGGGCAGCGTCGCAAGACATTGAATAATGCATTGAAGCTGACCGGCTTATCGAGTGAAGGCGTAGGGAAAATTCTATCCGGCGCCGGAATCGATGGCGTGCGTCGCGGCGAAACGCTGTCGTTGCAGGAATTTGCCGACTTGGCCAATGAGTGGCATAAGCTGCTGTAA